From Leucoraja erinacea ecotype New England chromosome 36, Leri_hhj_1, whole genome shotgun sequence:
caTCAACCTCACCCACTGTAGGACGTGACTGCTGAAACAGTGTCCGTATCAcccttgtataggaaggaacagcagatgctggtttacaccgaagatagacacaaaatgctgggataactcagcgggacaggcagcatctctggagagaaggaatgggtgacgtttcgggtcgaggctgcttcttcatccattccttctctccagagatgttgcctgtcccgctgagttaccccagcattttgtgtccttcttctgagtaaaccagcatctgcaaacacACGCAGATCTTGtactgaaacaccagtcacctggccaggctcaaTACAAGGTCATTGTGACCCCTCCTTGAGTTATCTTCATGATCTTTCAGGAAATTCTTTTGTAGACATCTAATAAATTCTGCCTCGTCCATGCCTTTTACACCGAGTAAGTCCCAGTCAATACTGcagaagttaaagtcacccattaGACCCTGTTGCTTTTCTATATTGTGTCCATACATTTGTTCCTGGCTACTAGGAGGTCTATAGTTTAGTATAAGGGAGGATAAGTTGCTCTCTCTCTGGTTTTGTGGGTTACGGAAATGTGCGTGTACACTCTTCCTcagatggtcataagtgataggagaagaattaggccattcggcccatcaagtctacgccattcaatcatggctgatttatatctccctcctaacccaattctcttgccttcttcccatagccctagacacctgtactaatctagaatctatctatctctgccatctctgccttaaaaatatccaatggcttggcctccacagccttctgtggcaaataattccacagattcaccaccctctgaccaaagaaattcctcctcatcttcctaaaagaacgtcctttaattctgaggcaatgacctctgggGAAGGAGCTGCCTGATGGAATGGGCAAGGTGTACTGTATACTCTGTGAGATGGTGTGCTCCTTGCATCTGTTACACAGACAGACTGTttgacccccaccccacccctcatgGCCTTGAGCGTCTCAACACCATcccaaatgctccttctccacaTGGGTCGGCCCTGGGTCAGAGATTCCAAGGAATGTGGAGATACTGCATTTCTTTGAGGAGGCTTGATGGACATCCCAGAACCTTTTACCACTTGGTTGTATCTTCCCACAATGGAGCTCAGAACAAAGGGAGTCAAGAGTCTTGGATTGGGATCACTTACTCGAACCCTCAGAAGGTGGGTTCAGCAAAAGAGGCTgaatgagtcccacctgcctgcactcgtaggATTACACTGATGAgtgtaaagggcccgtcccactttcacaacttaattcacaacctctgccgagtttgcccttgactcatactcgcagcatggtcgtcacaaggtcgtaggtaggtcgtaggtaggtcgtagcaggccgtgatgctagtcgtaggtacttgtggcatcaagtaggtcggggcgttttttcaacatgatgaaaaatgtccacaagtaaaaaaggttgtgaattaggttgtgaaagtgggacaggcccttaatactgtCTTGGTGCTGCACTGTTGACAGATTAGCTCTGAGGATGAGGAGAGAAATATTCTCATCTCTCTGGTAGAGGTAAACAATTGGGTCTTATACATAGTTTAGTGCCCCAGACTTTTACTTATTTCCCTACCTGAATTGGAGTCCCCTTAGCTCCTGAAAAACAAACAATTCttttctttagtttggtttagagatacagtgcggaaacaggcccttcggcccaccgagtccgcaccgtacagcgatccccacacattaacaggggtgggagattgcaaccttcacgtggtccgccatgTTTTGACGAATGCTATCATCctgccgtgcacaatcaaataagatcaattagaacaagttgtccttcaactttaggtcatgcacgccatacgcaagaagaacaacaggaatgagtgggttagcgacTGATGAGCATTTGGTATCACGGGGCCTCTacatgctggagtttaggaggttgaagggggacctcattgaaactttcagaataacgaaaggcatagatagagtggatgtgcaaaggatgtttccactggtggaagagtctaagaccagaggtcatagccttggaAATAGACACTCATttaaaaaggtgaggaggaacttctttagtcagtggctatataatctgtggaactcattgccacagagggctgtggaagccaagtcagtggatagatttaaggcagagatagacaaattcttgattagaacgggtatcgagggttatgggaagaaggcagaaaaatgggtttcggaggcaaagatcagccatgattaaatgacggagtagactcgatgacctaattctactataacttgtgaacatgttggctggtatgggcaagttgggccgaaaggcctgtttccacactgtatcactctatgactaaatatataatataatgaAAATAGATCTCACTGCCGAGAGAAGCATCTACTATCACCCTTTTACATCTTTTACATCTCATTTTTATAAATCTAGTGTTATTcttaactatattctgcactgtgtatctaatcctttgctctacctgttgtaattggttttgattgtaattatgtgtagtattatctggcTTGATTGGGTAACATGCAAAACTTAActctccactgtacctcagtacatgtgacaatagtaaacctcaACCTAGATCTTCATCAGTAGGTCCAGAGGGCATTTACCACTGACACAGACCACAGTTTGAGCGTTGGCATGACCTGCATCCTAGTCATTGTAGATAGGACTTGGCCGTATCAAACCAAACCTTCTCCACCACCTCTTTACCCACTTGCCATAATTGGCGCAGGCGTTTGCTGCCCACCTTCATTGAGACGTTGAGGTACTCCGCGTTGTCTGGGTCCAGGAGCATGTTGTGCCTGGCCATAACCATGGACTGTGAGAACCTGCAGAAAACCAGCAGGTAGATGGAGTCCCGCTCCTCCTCCGTCAGTGGGATCACGCTCTCAAAGCCCGCGATCACGTGGCCACCCACGCCAACCGGATCCTGGCTTATGATGGTGAGATACATGACGGTTATCGCCAGATCTTGCACAAAACACCCGAAGCTCATGTCCCCAAAGTCCAGGATGCCCGAAATCCGTAATGCTGATCCCGGACAGCTCTTTCCTGTTCTCTCTACTGCTTGCTCAATTGGTGAATCCAAGGGCTCCAGCAGTATGTTGTACTCATTGCAGTCACCGTAAATTAAGCCTTCAAAACAAGTCACAATAAGTTCATATGTTTTCTGAACAGAATTAGGCTAATTGGcacatccagtctactctgccattcaattatggctgatctatctttccttctcaacaccattctccattttatgaggatgtagccaggactagagggtgtgagctattgggagaggttgagtaggctgggactattccttggagtggcggagtttgaggggtgatcttataaaatcgagaggaatagatcgggtagatgtacagagcctCTTGTCCAGGCTAGGTGAATCGCGGACCAGAGGACAAGACTTtacagtgaaggggaaaagatttaataggaatctaagggataactttttcacacaaaggatgatgggtgtatggaacaagctaccagaggaggtagttgaggctgggactatctcaatatttaagaaacaattagctaggtacatggataggacaagtttgaaaggatatggatccaacgcaggcaggtgggacttaggTAGCTggtgcatgttgggccaaagtgctgtttccacgctgtatcactctatgactccaacattctccccataaccccagacacccgtactaatcaacaatctgtcaatctccgcctttagTTAGGCAAATTTGAAGAAAGACCTTGGTGGGTTGGAAGGAGGATTCATTCAAATGGCCTCTGGATTTTTTTCTTACAGAACTGGGTATgtttaattagtttagagatacagcgcggaaacaggcccttcggcgatgAGTCCgtgatgaccagcgatcaccccgtacgctagcactgtcctacacactcgggacaatttacaatttttaccaaagccaattaacctacaaaactgcatatCTTTGAAGCGTGCACGGAaaccagtcacggggagaacgtacaaactccatacagacagcacctgtggtcaggatcgaacccgggtctcaggcgctgtaaggcagcgactctaccgctgcgccaccgtgtcgcccctttTGTTGCGCAAATGTGAAGAGAGACATTGGTTGGCAAGAGAAGGATTTAATTTATTCAACTTATTGGGACAGAATATCTGGTGTGTGTGGCAGTGAGGTTGGTGAGTTGGAGGAGGATGGGAAGAACAGATTACCAGAGATACCTCAAGCTCTCCATCATTGTTTGTCCCACCTCATGCCTAGGTCTGGCTGATTGCTGCAATAAGCCCTCTATCACAATCCCAGAATGATCGATAAAAGTTTCTTGATTCTTAAAATACCCTTTAAGTTTgaaattccttggagcacaggaggatgcgaagtgatcttatagaggcgtatacaatcatgagaggattagattgggcagatgcacagagtctcttgcccagagtaggggaattgaggacatagggtcaaggtggggaaaagatttaataggaatctggggggtaactttttcacacaaatggtggtggtggagttatggaacaagctgccagaggaggtggttgaggcgggtactatctcaacctttaggaaacagttagacaggtacatgtataggacagattTGAGGGATCTGGGCtaaacgcgggcaagtgggactagtgtagctgggacatgttgaccggtgtgggcaagttgtgctgaagggcctgttcccactctatgactatgaaatacAAACAGGCagttgagcatagaagttgagaggttatgttacagttgaacaagacATTTGTGAGACCACATTAGGAGAATtatgttccgttttggtcaccctttTATAGGAAaggttattaagctggaaaagatCTCCTTCCATCCCAAACCactccttccccaggtacttttccctacAGCTGGTAGAAATGtacacctagaaacatagaaacatagaaattaggtgcaggagtaggccattcggcccttcgagcctgcacccccattcaatatgatcatggctgatcatccaactcagtatcccgtacctgccttctctccataccccctgatccccttagccacaagggccacatctaactccctcttaaatatagccaatgaactggcctcaactaccctctgtggcagagagttccagagattcaccactctctgtgtgaaaaagttcttctcatctcggttttaaaggatttcccccttatccttaagctgtgaccccttgtcctggacttccctaacatcgggaacaatcttcctgcatctagcctgtcccaccccttaagaattttctataagatcccctaaattctagagagtataaaccaagtctatccagtctttcttcataagacagtcctgacttcccaggaatcagtctggtgaaccgtctctgcactccctctatggcaataatgtccttcctcagatttggagaccaaaactgtacgcaatactccaggtgtggtctcaccaagaccctgtacaactgcagtagaacctccctgctcctatactcaaatccttttgcaatgaaagctaacataccattcgctttctttactgcctgctgcacctgcatgcctaccttcaatgactggtgtaccatgacacccaggtctcactgcatctccccctttcccaatcggccaccatttagataatagtctgctttcccgtttttgccaccaaaatggaaacCTGTCACCtgccacctgtccctatacctcctccctcgactccatcacaGGGACCCTGgctgtcctttcaggtgagacagcagttgactcctcttctccccttatcTTATACCAATTTGCCAGCCGGCAATACAGGGTATGGGTCTATTTTATTCCACTCAGCTGTGGTAACGCAGCAAGACAGCATTCTCCAGCCGGTGGTAGAAGGAGCAGGGTGACCCTCCCTGTAGCAGCTGCAACTCCACATTGACCAGAACAACTCCAAACTGGTTATTGGAAGGGGAAGAGAACAGGACCCTGGGTCTGGACCAGGCATGTCGTGTGGAGATGGACCTCAAGAGAAGCTGCTTCTAGGATGCAACACCACGACTCCTCAGGAAATGGAGCCACaatctggggggtaactttttcagtgGTGgagttatggaacaagctgccagaggaggtagttgaggcaggtactaataataataataataataataatatcttttattgtcattgcacattagtgcaacgagatttggtatgcagcttccatccggtgtcaaaaaataaataaataaataaactgtgcgccgtgaccatctgagggagacagtccaggggggatggggggcactcagcaggaccggttcagagccgctatagctctgggatcccctacctttaagaaacagttaggcaggtacatggatagaacaggtttggagggatctcggccaaacacaggcaagtgggactactgtagctgggacatgttgggccagttcagactgaagaagggtctcgacccaaaatgtcacccattccttctctccagagatgttgcctgtcccactgatttacatcagtgttttgtgtctatctttgatttcaaccagcatcagcagttccttcccacacattgccAAGAAAGATGATCTTACCTTTATGAAACTTGTCCAGGTTGGGACGGATCTTTTCCTTGAACTGTTGGATAACTTGCTCTATTATTGAGAGCACTTCACCCTCCTCCATTTCATGCAGGTGCCTTTCCAGCAAGTGCGTGTTTGAAAGGTTCCACATAAACCCATCTCGATGCAGACTCTTCACAGTTGGGTGATAGAATTCCTAATTGTTACAAAATGCGTTATTGCCTCAACGAGTGTACGTTGGTGGGAGTGAGCAaatgagaacatagaacagtataacacaggaacaggcccttcagcccacaatgtctgtgccgaacatgttgccaagaccaaattttatctgccttcatataatccatatccctccaattcatgtgcctatccaatagtTTCTTAccactgaatgaaagatatgcaaaaaagtaacaatgaaaatGGAAAcagcattgttagctgtttactaggtgagaacgagaagctggtgtgatttgggtgggggagggatggagagagggggaatgcagggattacttgaagttggagaaatcattactcataccattgggctgtaagatgcacagagtctcttgccccgagtaggggaatcgaggaccagaggacataggttcaaggcgaaggggaaaagatttaatagtaacttttttgcacaaaggatggtgggtgtatgtcaCAAGCTgctaggggaggtagttgaggctgggactatcccaatgtttaagaaacaattagacgggtACAAGGAcacgacaagtttggagggatatggaccaagcgctagTAGGTTGGATttgatgtagctgggacatgttggccagtgtgggcaagttgggctgaagggcctgtttccacactgtatcactctataactctaatgTGACTGTGCGTACAGTGTCTACACCTCTGGATGTAAGCACACCAACCAGTAGTGCTGCAAAGGCATAAATAAGACCTCGTAGATGATAATTTCTAACACAGGAGGATGACATTCCGCCCATGGATACTGAAGCAGTTAATATTCTCTTGCCGGAGAAGGAGAGATGACAATGGACTGTGTGGTATTCAGAGGAGAATGTGGCAGTATAAACCAGCAAAGCCTGGTCACACAAACGTTTAGTAACTCAGTGAAGGCCTCCCACTGTTACAGTCCTCAGTATACGGTATGTCTACAAATATAATACAGGTGAGGAATGTAATACAATACCTCATGCAGTGCTTTGTCCATTTGGGCAATGGTTCTGCCCAATTTGTAGCAAATCTGATGATCCAAGGTGAACTTTGCCATGGGTACTCCGGGCAAGTACGTCAGCAGTCTGATCATGAACTGTTTGTAGTCACTACCCTGCTCTGCAAACAGAGTTTCATTTTTGATTGATTCAAAGACACAgcttagaaataggcccttcgccccggatcacccgttcacactggttctgttatTCCACTCTCTAATCCACTCCTtaaacattagaggcaattttacagaggccaatgaacctacaaacctgcacgtctttgggatgtgggaggaaacaggagcacccagaggaaacccacgcggtcacaggaagaatgtagaaaTCCCACAAGGACCACACCAGAGGTGAGGATGGATCCCGATTACCTGGCActgtgtgtaggtatgttacaaaacctacctgaatcgtggctgagcatctgccccaccccttgtgtgtgattttggagctgtttggagggggcgggtttaaaacccaatttttactaggctgttccaatcgcagatgttcagcctagtaaatcattaacggagaatcgctgcaagacccggtcccaaaagctacaTCAAATCCAACCTActagcgcttggtccatatccctccaaacttgtcctgtccttgtacccgtctaactatttcttaaacattgggatagtcccagcctcaactacctcccctatcAGCTTGTGACATACACCCaccattattagttttataggcctcgaatagtagatataataaatttaaaagctctcgttcagttcgcaagctctggcagccccagggttttataaagcaaacaattaaaggtatgtaccttatttttacattaaatggggcatgtatataaccctataattataattttctatagcgagtagctcattttgggctttttatatcccgcagtatttttctcggcatttgagggcacaaatccagcgcgatttgaacgttctaaacctgcgcgttccacatgaacccactagaaaaccgatttaaatgggcatttatttacagcaattgaacactaaattccttccatttggcctataaattaatgtaaattagatataaaaatcatgttatattgtgaattatttgtgaataatctttggacacttaggctatttaaaaatgttaatctttccttaagaaatgtgcttttgactatccaagatcacagcttttttgtaatgcccattgaaaatcaatagggaacaagatgctaatttccgagtatgaaaatggtcataacttttttaatacttgagatatgaaagtgaatttggtgtcaaattaaacttattgttatgctttatctgatgggataaattgcagacttgattttttaaatctcaaaattttgtaacattgctactgtgtgGCAGACGATACGACCatcgtcacagtttaaggataagggggaaatcttttaggaccgggatgaggaaaacatttttcacacagagagtggtgaatctctggaattctctgccacagaaggtagttaaggccagttcattggctatatttaagagggagttagatgtggcccttgtggctaaagggatggagagaaggcaggtacaggatactgagttggatgatcagccatgatcatattgaatggcagtgcaggttcgacgggccgaatggcctactcctgcacctattttgtatgtctatgtttctatgaccataaGACATTGAAATTAAATAATGCCATTTGGCACATCTAGTCTGCTCCACCGTTCGATCATGTCTGATcaatttttccccctcaaccccattctgccttctccctgtttgacgtccttactaatcaagaacttagcaatctccgctttaaatatacccattgacttggcctctacagccgtctgtggcaatgaattccatagattcaccaccc
This genomic window contains:
- the LOC129713559 gene encoding hydroxylysine kinase-like produces the protein MSDSDEAAVIRPSLSEAQVVELVGRLYGLKVSKVKPLPSYMDQNFHVLVCETQEGGDHGESYVLKVLNTDESQDTDLVEAQTRVMMFLNQKGFPTATPITTIDGKIMSLETIKQGSDYKQFMIRLLTYLPGVPMAKFTLDHQICYKLGRTIAQMDKALHEEFYHPTVKSLHRDGFMWNLSNTHLLERHLHEMEEGEVLSIIEQVIQQFKEKIRPNLDKFHKGLIYGDCNEYNILLEPLDSPIEQAVERTGKSCPGSALRISGILDFGDMSFGCFVQDLAITVMYLTIISQDPVGVGGHVIAGFESVIPLTEEERDSIYLLVFCRFSQSMVMARHNMLLDPDNAEYLNVSMKVGSKRLRQLWQVGKEVVEKVWFDTAKSYLQ